ATGGATCGCACGAAAACTGAGATAAATCCTTACCTGCTTTACGAACAAAGCGATCAAGAAAACCAGAGGGACCAAGATTCTCAAGCTCCACAGAAAGCTCTCGCACCAGACAATCGGGCAAGGAAGGAAGAAGATTAATCCCATTTATCAGGGAATACACATACATTGGTGTCCCACCAACAATTAAAGGTATGCCTTTCTGCTCCCAGACACTTTGGAGACAAGCAGCACAATCACGCATCCAAGAAGCAACTGATGGAACAAATTCATCAAAAACCGACAAATACCCGTAGAGCATACCGCAAGAAGCCTGACTAGTCAAAATGGGCAACTCCCTATAAACCTGCTTTGAGTCGGCGTTAACAATCACAAGACTATCAGACACCTGACCGACCGCACACGCGACAGAAGTCTTCCCAGAAGAAGTAGGCCCTGTAAGAACAAGAACCCTCCGACTTGCATTGGGCATGGCAAAGTGGCTCCTACTGCACCAGCTCCTCTTCTTTCTGGTGAATCTCTTCAGAGTCGCACTCTTCCTGCTGCGAATCTCCTTTACTCCTTCTCACACCACGCATCACACCAGTAGGAATCTTCTCAAAGGTTTGCGTCCTGCGATTCCAAAAATACTTCCTCATGATCAACTTAGATTCAAACAAAATAACCTGATCATTACTATCGATCAACATATCCTGATCCCCAAGAACAACAGCATTATAGTACATCTCCTGCAACTTGTTCCTGAAAGCCTGCCTTATCGAATAATCCTCTTCGAATCCTACTTCTTCACTCATATTATTTCCACGATCAAATATTAAAACACAAAGGGTATACTTTATTACAATAAAAGCATATTAACTCATGAATGTAAATATCTATTTAACTAGACTAATTTAATAATTAAAAAACAGCTTTTATTAGAAACACCAAGAACACCCAGAAGACACCGACAAACCAAAACTCACTCCCATAAATGCTAGAAATATGAGCGAAAGAGCAGAAGTCCGTACAGATCTTCGGTAATACCTTAAATAACATAAGTTAATATTGAATAAACTAGAAATTCCCTTTATTCTAATAGAGAATGCTTTAGTATAGCAACTAACGCATCTCGGAAAAACTGCTGGACCCCTATCAAAAATAACTTATCCTTTTTTGACAGCTGGTCAACTATTTTACTTAAACAACTTAAATGCGTCATGTATAATCCATAGATGATACCACCATCGTGCATATCGATGCTCACAACAATTCATTACTATCTTGGAACAACACTGCTTTTTCTCAGTCTATTCTCTAGTCTCATGAGAAAACCCGGGGCGTTGTTTTTCTTGAATTCGATCATTTTCATCATTCTTTTTCACGCACATCTATCAAAT
This genomic window from Neorickettsia risticii str. Illinois contains:
- a CDS encoding tRNA (adenosine(37)-N6)-dimethylallyltransferase, which translates into the protein MPNASRRVLVLTGPTSSGKTSVACAVGQVSDSLVIVNADSKQVYRELPILTSQASCGMLYGYLSVFDEFVPSVASWMRDCAACLQSVWEQKGIPLIVGGTPMYVYSLINGINLLPSLPDCLVRELSVELENLGPSGFLDRFVRKAGKDLSQFSCDPYKMLRDVAYFLYTGKTIQELYRESSVYKIPYDSIDVVSIIPSDRDSLYLKINERFLEAVNSGAINEVASVVENKAAFRNRAVTTICGFREIASYLRDEITFERMLAMGQRSIRNYAKRQLTWFRNKFNKIKVFDQPQDAERYILGEILL